From one Streptomyces sp. 846.5 genomic stretch:
- a CDS encoding MFS transporter, whose product MATPLTAPATRANVLPTVTRLGGSAASTGPKPAPAAPRLSTLGLFTVLLGAFLPMLDFFIVNVALPTIDKDLVAGPATLELFVAGYGIAYAVLLVLGGRLGDLFGRRRLFIAGSLAFGLTSLACGLAPTALALVGARVLQGAAAALMLPQALATIQSATQGERKARAMGIYGAVGGISVVIGQVLGGVLLSANLFGTGWRFIFLVNVPVALVAAVLALRSVPETRSANPAKVDLPGTGLLAATLLALLIPLMEGRAVGWAWWTWTLLAAAPFLGYAFVRTERRSEQAGNIPLIPLSLLRIDGLRTGLTMAVPFFTGFGGFMVVMAVALQVGLHEGPIASGVAMVPMAVGFFVASLAGPRLLTRYGSKVIRTGAVIQALGLLVLAVTVATDWSGLSPLVLLPGMVVAGTGQGLVMPPLIRLILSEIPAERAGVGGGILATTQQSSLALGVATLGTLFLTLSPTHGMHDALTLVLALQFVLTLAVIALSTRLPRRIG is encoded by the coding sequence ATGGCTACTCCACTGACCGCACCCGCAACCCGGGCGAACGTCCTGCCAACCGTCACCAGGCTCGGCGGCAGCGCCGCGAGCACCGGCCCCAAGCCTGCGCCGGCCGCACCCCGGCTCAGCACCCTGGGCCTCTTCACCGTCCTGCTCGGCGCCTTCCTGCCGATGCTGGACTTCTTCATCGTCAACGTCGCCCTGCCCACCATCGACAAGGACCTGGTCGCCGGCCCGGCGACGCTGGAACTCTTCGTGGCCGGCTACGGCATCGCCTACGCCGTCCTGCTCGTCCTCGGCGGACGGCTCGGCGACCTCTTCGGCCGCCGCCGGCTGTTCATCGCCGGCTCTCTCGCCTTCGGCCTCACCTCGCTGGCCTGCGGCCTGGCCCCGACCGCGCTGGCGCTGGTAGGCGCCCGGGTGCTGCAGGGCGCGGCGGCGGCGCTGATGCTGCCGCAGGCGCTGGCCACCATCCAGTCCGCCACCCAGGGCGAGCGCAAGGCCCGCGCCATGGGCATCTACGGCGCGGTCGGCGGGATCTCGGTCGTCATCGGCCAGGTCCTCGGCGGCGTGCTGCTCTCGGCGAACCTGTTCGGCACCGGCTGGCGCTTCATCTTCCTGGTGAACGTCCCGGTCGCGCTGGTCGCCGCGGTGCTCGCACTGCGCTCCGTCCCGGAGACCCGCTCGGCCAACCCGGCCAAGGTCGACCTGCCCGGCACCGGCCTGCTGGCCGCGACGCTGCTGGCGCTGCTGATCCCGCTGATGGAGGGCCGCGCCGTCGGCTGGGCCTGGTGGACCTGGACCCTGTTGGCCGCCGCCCCCTTCCTCGGCTACGCCTTCGTCCGCACCGAGCGCCGCTCGGAGCAGGCCGGCAACATCCCGCTGATCCCGCTCTCGCTGCTCCGCATCGACGGCCTGCGCACCGGCCTCACCATGGCCGTCCCCTTCTTCACCGGCTTCGGCGGCTTCATGGTGGTGATGGCGGTGGCGCTGCAGGTCGGCCTGCACGAGGGCCCGATCGCCTCCGGCGTGGCCATGGTCCCGATGGCCGTCGGCTTCTTCGTCGCCTCGCTGGCCGGACCGCGGCTGCTGACCCGCTACGGCAGCAAGGTGATCCGCACCGGCGCGGTGATCCAGGCCCTGGGTCTGCTGGTGCTCGCGGTCACCGTGGCCACCGACTGGTCCGGCCTCAGCCCGCTGGTGCTGCTGCCCGGCATGGTCGTCGCCGGCACCGGCCAGGGCCTGGTGATGCCCCCGCTGATCCGGCTGATCCTCTCCGAGATCCCGGCCGAGCGGGCCGGCGTCGGCGGCGGCATCCTCGCCACCACCCAGCAGTCCAGCCTCGCCCTCGGCGTCGCCACCCTGGGCACCCTCTTCCTCACTCTCTCCCCCACCCACGGCATGCACGACGCGCTGACCCTGGTGCTGGCCCTGCAGTTCGTCCTCACCCTGGCCGTCATCGCCCTCTCCACCCGCCTCCCCCGCCGCATCGGCTGA
- a CDS encoding helix-turn-helix transcriptional regulator — translation MATPSASAAAPLELVPSVAPEDVRRRELAGFLRSRRERISPEQVGLPAVGRRRTPGLRREEVALLAAVGVTWYTWLEQARDIQVSPQVLDAIARALLLDPNERRHLFILAGTADPAPAASCPTVTPSVQALMKQLEPYPCVAVNNRYDVLGYNSTYRLLITDLDEIAPEDRNLMLLAFTHPDWKRGLVDYELATSLMVAKFRSSMADHVAEPAWKALLKRLRLASPRFDALWQQHEVGMSGNGDKRFLNPHVGLLHFDFTTLWLGPGPSTRLISYTPSDEETRERIERLHKLSTGG, via the coding sequence ATGGCCACCCCATCAGCTTCCGCCGCCGCCCCCCTCGAACTGGTCCCCTCCGTCGCCCCCGAGGACGTCCGCCGTCGCGAGCTGGCCGGGTTCCTCCGCAGCCGGCGCGAGCGGATCTCGCCCGAGCAGGTCGGTCTGCCCGCCGTCGGCCGCCGCCGGACGCCGGGGCTGCGCCGCGAGGAGGTGGCGCTGCTCGCCGCCGTCGGAGTCACCTGGTACACCTGGCTGGAGCAGGCCCGGGACATCCAGGTCTCCCCACAGGTGCTGGACGCCATCGCGCGGGCGCTGCTGCTGGACCCCAACGAGCGCAGGCACCTCTTCATCCTCGCCGGAACCGCGGACCCGGCCCCCGCCGCGAGCTGCCCGACGGTCACCCCGTCGGTGCAGGCGCTGATGAAGCAGCTGGAGCCCTACCCCTGCGTGGCGGTCAACAACCGGTACGACGTCCTCGGCTACAACAGCACCTACCGGCTGCTGATCACCGATCTGGACGAGATCGCGCCCGAGGACCGCAACCTCATGCTGCTCGCCTTCACCCACCCCGACTGGAAGCGCGGGCTGGTCGACTACGAGCTGGCGACGTCCCTGATGGTGGCCAAGTTCCGCAGTTCCATGGCCGACCATGTCGCCGAGCCGGCCTGGAAGGCGCTGCTGAAGCGGCTGCGGCTGGCCTCGCCCCGGTTCGACGCGCTCTGGCAGCAGCACGAGGTCGGCATGTCCGGCAACGGCGACAAGCGCTTCCTCAACCCCCATGTCGGCCTGCTGCACTTCGACTTCACCACGCTGTGGCTCGGCCCGGGCCCCAGCACCCGGCTGATCAGCTACACCCCCTCCGACGAGGAGACCCGGGAACGGATCGAGCGGCTGCACAAGCTGTCCACCGGCGGCTGA
- the dusB gene encoding tRNA dihydrouridine synthase DusB, translated as MTTTVEAPTTAPLKLGGIQVWPPVVLAPMAGITNAPFRTLCREQSGGKGLFVSEMITTRALVERDRKTMRLIGFDASETPRSIQLYGVDPVTVGRAVRMIADEDLADHIDLNFGCPVPKVTRKGGGSALPYKRNLLRDILRQAVGNASGLPVTMKMRKGIDDDHMTYLDAGRIGAEEGVSAIALHGRTAIQHYSGVADWSAIARLRESVPDHVPVLGNGDIWSADDAVRMVRETGCDGVVVGRGCLGRPWLFKELVSVFEGETEYARPDFSYVAGVMYRHAQLLGEWIGDEKHGVVDFRKHVAWYTKGFSVGSELRRALALASSLDELAEHLAAVDQDQRWPESADGPRGRTSGANRVVLPEGWLDDPYDCAVPSADAELDTSGG; from the coding sequence ATGACCACGACCGTCGAAGCCCCCACCACCGCCCCGCTGAAACTGGGCGGCATCCAGGTGTGGCCGCCGGTCGTGCTGGCGCCGATGGCGGGCATCACCAACGCCCCGTTCCGCACCCTCTGCCGGGAGCAGTCCGGCGGCAAGGGGCTGTTCGTCTCCGAGATGATCACCACCAGGGCCCTGGTCGAGCGGGACCGCAAGACCATGCGGCTGATCGGCTTCGACGCCTCCGAGACGCCCCGCTCCATCCAGCTGTACGGGGTGGACCCGGTCACCGTCGGCCGCGCCGTCCGGATGATCGCGGACGAGGACCTGGCCGACCACATCGACCTCAACTTCGGCTGCCCGGTGCCAAAGGTGACCCGCAAGGGCGGTGGCTCCGCGCTGCCGTACAAGCGGAACCTGCTGCGGGACATCCTGCGCCAGGCGGTCGGCAACGCCAGTGGGCTGCCGGTCACCATGAAGATGCGCAAGGGCATCGACGACGACCACATGACCTACCTGGACGCAGGGCGGATCGGCGCCGAGGAGGGCGTGTCCGCCATCGCCCTGCACGGGCGCACCGCGATCCAGCACTACAGCGGGGTCGCCGACTGGTCCGCCATCGCCCGGCTGCGCGAGTCGGTCCCGGACCACGTCCCGGTGCTGGGCAACGGCGACATCTGGTCGGCCGACGACGCGGTCCGGATGGTCCGGGAGACCGGCTGCGACGGCGTGGTGGTCGGCCGCGGCTGCCTGGGCCGCCCCTGGCTGTTCAAGGAGCTCGTCTCGGTCTTCGAGGGCGAGACCGAGTACGCGCGGCCCGACTTCTCCTACGTGGCCGGCGTGATGTACCGGCACGCCCAGCTGCTGGGCGAGTGGATCGGCGACGAGAAGCACGGCGTCGTGGACTTCCGCAAGCATGTGGCCTGGTACACCAAGGGCTTCTCGGTCGGCTCCGAGCTGCGCCGCGCGCTGGCCCTGGCCTCCTCCCTGGACGAGCTGGCCGAGCACCTCGCCGCCGTCGACCAGGACCAGCGCTGGCCCGAGAGCGCCGACGGCCCGCGCGGGCGGACCTCGGGGGCCAACCGGGTGGTGCTCCCGGAGGGGTGGCTGGACGACCCCTACGACTGCGCCGTACCCAGCGCCGACGCCGAACTGGACACCAGCGGCGGCTGA